Proteins encoded in a region of the Lujinxingia vulgaris genome:
- the secA gene encoding preprotein translocase subunit SecA → MKKLLTSLFGSANERYLKEARAKVAQINNLEAKYAAMSEEELKGQTGVLRQRLEQGATLDDLLFDSFAVTREAGKRALGMRHYDVQMIGAMVMHEGKIAEMKTGEGKTLVATLALYLNALEGKGAHLITVNDYLAQRDAAWMGKLYSYMGMSVGTIISDMSDAARKRAYAADITYGTNNEFGFDYLRDNMKFRLEDYVQRPLRFAIVDEVDSILIDEARTPLIISGKANMSTEMYFEINKIVPYLKRDEDYLVDEEHRSATLTDSGVEKVEERLGIDNLYDPVHIETVHHVNKALQAHTLYKKGEQYIVEDGEVKIVDEFTGRKMEGRRWSDGLHQAVEAKEGVEIKDENQTLATVTFQNYFRMYDKLSGMTGTAETEAEEFHEIYKLDCVVIPTNRPIQRIDQEDVIYRSYREKFNAIVEQIVECNKRDQPVLVGTTSVEKSEALSQVLNRKGIKHEVLNAKYHEREAEIVAQAGRKGRVTIATNMAGRGTDILLGGNPEAMADDLVGEPDVPEFTPENEREQYFSEEYKAALNRFKEQCAKEKQEVLDNGGLFIIGTERHESRRIDNQLRGRAGRQGDPGESRFFLSLDDDLLRLFGAERIGKIMDTLKMEEGVPIEHRMVTRSIENAQKKVEGRNFDIRKNVLEYDDVMDTQRKTIYTMRRNVLQGHDEDGRGLLSMSLDLFEEVALSTIDTYASRQVRHDDWDLAGLSMAIEQVFDLEISFDDITGRDAIEARVWTRIEEMIAKKEAMLDEVAAKVNERRAQQREQQSAAAAADGADWNEPEVEEVTGRQLFEEQIQNRYLRAIDRYWRQHLQAMEQLRDGIGMRGYAQKDPKQEYKKEGYNLFVELMMNIKTNVVEFVSKFEVEQPESLQQRQAPAPQVPSKIVFNRPGVSAESEDDSSTVKRELPQVGRNDPCPCGSGKKYKSCCMRKEAAAS, encoded by the coding sequence ATGAAGAAGCTACTGACATCTCTATTCGGGTCGGCCAACGAGCGTTACCTCAAAGAGGCTCGGGCGAAGGTCGCGCAGATCAACAACCTCGAGGCCAAATACGCCGCGATGAGCGAGGAGGAGCTCAAGGGCCAGACCGGCGTGTTGCGCCAGCGTCTGGAGCAGGGCGCCACGCTCGACGATCTGCTCTTCGACTCCTTTGCGGTGACCCGTGAGGCGGGTAAACGCGCGCTCGGCATGCGCCACTACGACGTGCAGATGATCGGCGCGATGGTCATGCACGAGGGCAAGATCGCCGAGATGAAGACCGGTGAGGGTAAGACGCTTGTCGCCACGCTCGCGCTCTACCTCAACGCGCTTGAGGGCAAGGGCGCCCACCTGATCACGGTCAACGATTACCTGGCCCAGCGTGACGCGGCCTGGATGGGCAAGCTCTACAGCTACATGGGCATGAGCGTCGGCACGATCATCAGCGATATGAGCGACGCGGCCCGCAAGCGCGCCTACGCCGCCGATATTACCTACGGCACGAACAACGAGTTCGGCTTCGACTACCTTCGCGACAACATGAAGTTCCGCCTGGAAGACTACGTCCAGCGGCCCCTTCGTTTTGCGATCGTCGATGAGGTCGACTCCATTCTCATCGATGAGGCCCGTACGCCGCTGATCATCAGCGGTAAGGCCAACATGTCGACCGAGATGTATTTTGAGATCAACAAGATCGTGCCCTACCTCAAGCGCGATGAGGATTACCTCGTCGACGAGGAGCACCGCAGCGCCACGCTCACCGACAGCGGCGTGGAGAAAGTCGAGGAGCGGCTGGGCATCGACAACCTCTACGACCCGGTGCATATCGAGACGGTTCACCACGTCAACAAGGCCCTCCAGGCGCACACCCTTTATAAGAAGGGCGAGCAGTACATCGTGGAGGATGGCGAGGTGAAGATCGTCGATGAGTTCACCGGCCGTAAGATGGAAGGGCGGCGCTGGTCCGATGGTCTTCACCAGGCCGTCGAGGCCAAAGAGGGCGTCGAGATCAAAGACGAGAACCAGACGCTGGCCACCGTCACCTTCCAGAATTATTTCCGCATGTACGACAAGCTCTCGGGTATGACCGGTACCGCCGAGACCGAGGCCGAAGAGTTCCACGAGATCTACAAGCTCGACTGCGTGGTCATCCCCACCAACCGGCCCATCCAGCGTATCGACCAGGAAGACGTCATCTACCGGAGCTATCGCGAGAAGTTCAACGCGATCGTCGAGCAGATCGTCGAGTGCAACAAGCGCGACCAGCCGGTGCTCGTCGGTACGACCTCGGTCGAGAAGTCCGAGGCGCTCAGCCAGGTGCTCAACCGCAAGGGCATCAAGCACGAGGTGCTCAACGCGAAGTACCACGAGCGCGAGGCCGAGATCGTGGCCCAGGCCGGTCGTAAGGGCCGCGTGACCATCGCCACCAATATGGCCGGTCGGGGTACCGACATTCTGCTCGGTGGCAACCCCGAGGCCATGGCTGACGATCTGGTCGGCGAGCCGGATGTGCCTGAATTTACTCCGGAAAATGAGCGCGAGCAGTACTTCAGCGAGGAGTACAAGGCCGCGCTCAACCGCTTCAAAGAGCAGTGCGCCAAAGAGAAGCAGGAGGTCCTCGACAACGGCGGCCTCTTCATCATCGGCACCGAGCGCCACGAATCGCGTCGTATCGATAACCAGCTCCGCGGTCGTGCCGGCCGTCAGGGCGACCCGGGTGAGAGCCGCTTCTTCCTCTCGCTGGACGATGACCTGCTGCGCCTCTTCGGTGCCGAGCGCATCGGCAAGATCATGGACACCCTCAAGATGGAAGAGGGCGTGCCGATCGAGCACCGCATGGTCACCCGCAGCATCGAGAACGCCCAGAAGAAGGTCGAGGGACGTAACTTCGACATCCGTAAAAACGTGCTCGAGTACGACGACGTGATGGATACGCAGCGTAAGACCATCTACACGATGCGTCGCAACGTGCTGCAGGGCCACGATGAGGACGGCCGCGGGCTCTTGTCGATGTCGCTTGACCTCTTTGAAGAGGTTGCGCTTAGCACCATCGACACCTACGCCTCCCGCCAGGTGCGCCACGACGACTGGGATCTGGCCGGGCTCTCGATGGCGATTGAGCAGGTCTTCGACCTGGAGATCTCCTTTGATGACATCACCGGTCGCGACGCTATTGAGGCCCGCGTCTGGACGCGTATCGAAGAGATGATCGCGAAGAAAGAGGCGATGCTCGACGAGGTCGCTGCCAAGGTCAACGAGCGCCGCGCCCAGCAGCGCGAGCAGCAGTCGGCCGCTGCGGCCGCCGACGGCGCGGACTGGAATGAGCCGGAGGTTGAGGAAGTCACCGGCCGCCAGCTCTTCGAAGAGCAGATTCAGAACCGCTACCTGCGCGCCATCGACCGCTACTGGCGTCAGCACCTCCAGGCCATGGAGCAGCTTCGCGACGGTATCGGCATGCGCGGTTACGCGCAGAAAGATCCGAAGCAGGAGTATAAGAAGGAGGGCTACAACCTCTTTGTCGAGTTGATGATGAACATCAAGACCAACGTGGTCGAGTTCGTCTCGAAGTTCGAGGTGGAGCAGCCCGAGTCGCTGCAGCAGCGTCAGGCGCCGGCGCCGCAGGTGCCCAGCAAGATCGTCTTCAACCGCCCCGGCGTCAGCGCCGAGTCCGAAGACGACAGCAGCACCGTCAAACGCGAGCTTCCGCAGGTCGGTCGAAACGATCCCTGCCCCTGTGGCAGCGGCAAAAAATACAAGTCGTGCTGCATGCGCAAAGAGGCCGCGGCCAGCTAA
- the folB gene encoding dihydroneopterin aldolase, producing the protein MMKVFARGIAFDGKHGVYEEERRDGRHFEVDVEVSLSDASSAESDELNETLDYRHLAEIVVEVAQGPSRYLVEKLAGEVVRLVLERHAQVEEVCVEVRKIAPDVAGSPAWVGARLQRRRSD; encoded by the coding sequence ATGATGAAGGTCTTCGCCCGCGGCATCGCCTTTGATGGCAAGCACGGGGTCTATGAGGAAGAGCGCCGCGACGGCCGTCATTTTGAGGTCGATGTGGAGGTCAGCTTAAGCGACGCCTCCTCGGCCGAGTCCGATGAGCTCAATGAGACGCTGGACTACCGCCACCTGGCCGAGATCGTGGTGGAAGTTGCGCAGGGCCCCAGCCGTTACCTCGTCGAGAAATTGGCCGGCGAGGTGGTGCGGTTGGTGTTGGAGCGCCACGCGCAGGTCGAAGAGGTCTGCGTGGAGGTGCGAAAGATCGCCCCCGACGTGGCCGGAAGCCCCGCCTGGGTGGGCGCGCGCCTTCAGCGGCGGCGCTCCGACTAA